The DNA sequence CCCGTTGCGCGTGCGCGCTCGCGAACGGGGAAATCATCGAGGTTCGCGTAGTTGAAGATCAACACGTAGTAGGCGCCGATGATCAGCTCGGTCAGCGACTCCACGTCGTGACGGCGGGTGACGTCACCGCGGGCGATTCCGTCCTCGACGATGGCTGTGAACGCGGCGCGCAGCCGCCGCACCTGATCCGAGCGTTCGGCGGCATCGCCACTGATCAGGTGCACCGCCTGGGTCAGGAGCTCGCGATTTCCGGGCCCGGCCTCGGCAATCTGCTCGGCGACGGTGTCGAAGAAGCGGTGGATGCGCTCCGGCGTTCCCCGCTCGGCCTTGCGGATGTCCTCGATGTCGAGGACGAGCTGCTCGACGCCGTCGTGGGCGATCTCGCGCAGCAGGTCGAGCTTGGTGGGGAAGTGGTTGAAGAAGGTCTTGTGGGCGATGTCGGCCTGCACGCAGATATCGGCAACCTTGGTCTCGTGAAAGCCCTGCCCCTCGAAGAGGGCCGCGGCGACCTCGAGAATCCGACCATGCAGTTCGCGTTTGCGGCGCTCACGGCGATTCAGATCAGCAGGCTCGGCCATCTTCCGGAGAGTACGCCCAGCTTACATGGGATTGCAATAATGTATCTGGGTGTAAATATATTCACCTTTCCGTGATGTGATCGACCGCGCTATCCGTGGTCGGGCTCGGCCAGAGCAAAGGAAGAACGCTCGATGGAGAACATCCGTAAGTGGGTCGAGGACTCGCCCTACAGCCGCTTCCTGGGCGTTCGCCTCGACTACCTGAGCGAGCAGACCGCGCGCATCGTGCTGCCTTATCAGGACGAGAACTCGAACCCGGGAAACGTCCTGCATGGTGGTTGCGCGGCATCCCTTGGAGCGATCGGTGGCCAGGTCCTCGCCCGCGCCGTACTCGGTGAAGATTCCGGCCCGTGGCATACGGCCCAGATGCAGGTGAACTATCTGGCCGCGGCCATCGGGGAAGACGTCGTGGCCGACGCCGAACTCTTGCGACGTGGCAAACAGCTCTGCTTCATCTCGGTCGTCGTTCACACGACCGAGGGCAAGCCCATCGCCCAGATCACGACCACCGTACGCGGCCGAATGGGCGCGGAGCCCGCGCAAACCGTGAAGGCGGCCGGCGACCACGGCGAGGCGGATCCCGGCCCGATGGGCCCGCATATCGGCAGGGTCCCGTTCATCGGCAACCGCGGCATCCGCGTGGATCACATGACCGGCGGAACCTCGAGGCTCGTCATGCCGTTCCGCGACGACAATGCGGATCTCGCCGGCGGTGTTCACGAGGGCGCAGTCCTGGCGCTGCTCGATACCGCGGGGGCCATGGCCTCCTGGGCCGAGAGCGGCCCGGGCCGCTACAAGGCATCCACCGCCAGCATGCAGTTGCAGAACCTGGCTCCGGCCCCGAAGGCCGACCTGGTCGCCTACGGTCGCTGCGTTCAGCGCGACGACGAGATGTTCTGGTCCGATGTCGAGGTCGCAAGCGCGGAGGATGGTCAGATCACCGCACGCGGAACGGTCCTCTACCGGATCGTCACCTGATGAAGGAGACCCCATGCCCCTGAACCCGGATGCCGTCGGCCGCAAAGGCCAACCCGAACGCCGAAGCTGGACCTCCGAGGAATCCATGCTCTATGCCCTTGGTGTAGGCGCCGGCACCGAAGAGTTGGCGTTCACCACCGAGAACACCAAGGACACCCCCCAACGCGCGCTGCCGACCATGGCCGTCGTGCTAGGAGGTGGTGGCATACCCTTCGGCGAGATCGGCACCTTCAACCCGGCGCTGATGCTGCACGGGGCCCAGGGCATCGAGCTGCTGAGCGAGATCCCGCCGGAAGGCGAGATCGAGAGCACCGGCTCCATCGCCGCCCTTTGGGACAAGGGCGAGGGCAAGGCCGGTGTTGCGGAACTGGTCTCGGAATCCGTCGACGTTGCGACGGGAAAGCCGCTCCTGCGAACCAGGATGACGGCTTTCTTTCGGGGAGAAGGCGGTTTCGGCGGCGAGCGCGGGCCAGCGCCGGAATGGAGCCGACCCGATCGGCAGCCGGATCACGAGGTTCGCTATGCGACCCGCCTCGATCAGCCGCTCCTGTACCGCCTGTCCGGGGACCGCAATCCATTGCATTCGGATCCGTCTTTCGCCAAGCTCGGCGGCTTCGAGCGCCCCATCCTGCACGGCCTGTGCACCTACGGCTTCACGGGGCGGGCGCTGCTCCACGCGATCTGCGAGAGCGACCCGGCCCGCTTCAAGGCCATGGATGCGCGTTTCTCCAAGCCCGTCATGCCCGGCGATGAACTGACGGTGCGGATGTGGGTCGATGGCGAGACGTGTCTCTTCCAGACGACGAATCAGAACGATGAAGTCGTCATCGATCAGGGCGTGATGCGCTTCGCCTAGCGAATAGCTTTCCCGCACAGAGGGTGGCAACGACGAGATCGCTCGTCAGTGCTTCCCGCGCCTCCTTCCAGGGGCGCGAAAGAAGGCATAGATCCGCCGGTTGGCCGGCCTCGACCTTTCGCGGCGGGCCACCGGGCTTCTCCAGCGAGCCGCCGAAGAGCGCGAGGGCTTCTTCAGGAGTCAGCGCCTCGTCGGGCCCGAGGATCGCGCCCTCTCGCGTGCGCCGATCGGCCGCTGCGGCCATGGCGCGCCACGGATCGGGCGCACCGTAGGGTGCATCGCTACCGGCCGCGATGGGTACACCAGCCTCGAGCCATGCGCGCCCGCGCAGCAGCCACGGGCGATCGCGAGGTTCTACGTCGCTGAGGTAACTGTCCCCACGTTCGTGCACGAAACCGGGCTGCAGCACCACCGTGACACCCAGATCCGCCACCAGCTCGATCGCCTCCGGAGGCGCCACGGCTGCATGCTCGATGCGATCGCCCGGATGAACGCCAGCCTCGGCGATGGCGCCAAGCGCCAGCACGAGCTCGGTGCGGGTGACGGCGTGAATGGCGACGCCACGGTTCACTTCGTGAGCGGCTCGAATCGAAGCCACCAGCTCGGCAAAGGGCGGCAGGCGAGGCTCGTCGAGCAGGAGTTTTCGCTCACCTCCGGCCAGCTCTGCGCTCCCCATGATGCGGAAACGATGGGGAAGCCGGCCCATGCGATGTGCCGCCGCGAAGAGGGCCGCCGTCTGCGGGCCGTTGTCCGCGCCCGCATCGGTGAAGCCAGTGATGCCGACGGAGAGCAGCTGATCCGTAGCCGGACCCAGGGCCGGAGGATCGCTGGCCGCCATCCGCTCTCGAAGCCAGTGATCGGCGCGGAACAAGCGCCCGTCAGGCCACTGATCCGCGGCCCCCAGTGCTTCGAGGGCCGCTGAATTCAGCATCCAGAGGCCGCCACTCCGGTGCTGGATGCGCAGGGGCACATCGGCCCTCAATGCGTCGAGCGCCGCACGATCGAGTTCCCCCGCAACCGCCTCGTGGTAACCGACGCCGCGGATCCAGCCATTCTCCGGTTCGGCGCAGGTGAGCGCCCGGGCAAGCGCATCCGGATCGGCGACCTCTGGTGGCCCGCAAGGAAGCGAGCGCAATGCCGCTGCGAGGCCGAACAGATGCAGGT is a window from the bacterium genome containing:
- a CDS encoding TetR/AcrR family transcriptional regulator; the encoded protein is MAEPADLNRRERRKRELHGRILEVAAALFEGQGFHETKVADICVQADIAHKTFFNHFPTKLDLLREIAHDGVEQLVLDIEDIRKAERGTPERIHRFFDTVAEQIAEAGPGNRELLTQAVHLISGDAAERSDQVRRLRAAFTAIVEDGIARGDVTRRHDVESLTELIIGAYYVLIFNYANLDDFPVRERARATG
- a CDS encoding PaaI family thioesterase — translated: MENIRKWVEDSPYSRFLGVRLDYLSEQTARIVLPYQDENSNPGNVLHGGCAASLGAIGGQVLARAVLGEDSGPWHTAQMQVNYLAAAIGEDVVADAELLRRGKQLCFISVVVHTTEGKPIAQITTTVRGRMGAEPAQTVKAAGDHGEADPGPMGPHIGRVPFIGNRGIRVDHMTGGTSRLVMPFRDDNADLAGGVHEGAVLALLDTAGAMASWAESGPGRYKASTASMQLQNLAPAPKADLVAYGRCVQRDDEMFWSDVEVASAEDGQITARGTVLYRIVT
- a CDS encoding enoyl-CoA hydratase, whose protein sequence is MPLNPDAVGRKGQPERRSWTSEESMLYALGVGAGTEELAFTTENTKDTPQRALPTMAVVLGGGGIPFGEIGTFNPALMLHGAQGIELLSEIPPEGEIESTGSIAALWDKGEGKAGVAELVSESVDVATGKPLLRTRMTAFFRGEGGFGGERGPAPEWSRPDRQPDHEVRYATRLDQPLLYRLSGDRNPLHSDPSFAKLGGFERPILHGLCTYGFTGRALLHAICESDPARFKAMDARFSKPVMPGDELTVRMWVDGETCLFQTTNQNDEVVIDQGVMRFA
- a CDS encoding amidohydrolase family protein, translated to MLIRGCEIDGRRADVRIRQGRIESVSEGLSPAEGEQVLEAGGGMLLPGLHDHHLHLFGLAAALRSLPCGPPEVADPDALARALTCAEPENGWIRGVGYHEAVAGELDRAALDALRADVPLRIQHRSGGLWMLNSAALEALGAADQWPDGRLFRADHWLRERMAASDPPALGPATDQLLSVGITGFTDAGADNGPQTAALFAAAHRMGRLPHRFRIMGSAELAGGERKLLLDEPRLPPFAELVASIRAAHEVNRGVAIHAVTRTELVLALGAIAEAGVHPGDRIEHAAVAPPEAIELVADLGVTVVLQPGFVHERGDSYLSDVEPRDRPWLLRGRAWLEAGVPIAAGSDAPYGAPDPWRAMAAAADRRTREGAILGPDEALTPEEALALFGGSLEKPGGPPRKVEAGQPADLCLLSRPWKEAREALTSDLVVATLCAGKLFARRSASRPDR